In a single window of the Bacillus mycoides genome:
- the ytaF gene encoding sporulation membrane protein YtaF, protein MYLYLSLILLAFTLSLDSCSVGLTYGLRSVRIPLRSIIIIGICSAAVMLVSMGIGHMIAKIFSPVIATRIGGFVLIGIGIWVLYQFFRSDKKEEPKQEEKVWKLEIASLGLVIQILRKPTVADFDKSGTISAGEALLLGIALSIDSFGAGIGASLLGYAPAMMAVLVAVMSSLFLFIGMKLGTILSNMKWLQKFTFLPGVLLIIIGIWKM, encoded by the coding sequence ATGTACCTTTATTTATCTCTTATTTTATTAGCTTTTACATTAAGCTTAGATAGCTGTAGTGTAGGGCTAACATACGGGTTAAGGAGCGTAAGAATTCCACTAAGATCAATTATAATTATCGGGATCTGTTCAGCAGCTGTAATGCTCGTTTCCATGGGAATTGGACATATGATCGCGAAAATATTTTCACCTGTTATCGCAACGCGTATCGGCGGATTTGTTCTTATTGGAATAGGTATTTGGGTATTATATCAATTTTTTCGAAGTGATAAAAAAGAAGAACCGAAGCAAGAGGAAAAGGTTTGGAAACTAGAAATTGCTTCGCTAGGGTTAGTGATTCAAATTTTGCGGAAGCCGACTGTTGCAGATTTTGATAAATCAGGAACTATCTCTGCAGGAGAAGCGCTACTTCTCGGTATCGCTCTTTCTATAGATTCGTTTGGTGCTGGAATTGGTGCATCTTTATTAGGTTATGCACCCGCGATGATGGCGGTATTAGTCGCGGTTATGAGTTCTTTATTTTTATTTATTGGAATGAAGCTCGGTACGATTTTATCAAATATGAAATGGTTACAAAAATTTACATTCCTGCCTGGGGTATTACTCATTATTATTGGAATTTGGAAAATGTAA
- the coaE gene encoding dephospho-CoA kinase (Dephospho-CoA kinase (CoaE) performs the final step in coenzyme A biosynthesis.), which yields MTVVIGLTGGIASGKSTVSEMFREMSIPVIDADIIAREVVERGKPAYNKIVEVFGTEVLQKDGELDRPKLGSVVFYNEEKRLQLNEIVHPAVREEMNAQKEMYIKESMQAVVLDIPLLFESKLTNLVDRVLVVAVTPNTQLERLMKRNNFSEEEATARIQSQMPLEEKVKKADKVIYNDGTITGTKTQLASILKEWNIID from the coding sequence ATGACAGTAGTAATTGGATTAACAGGAGGCATTGCAAGCGGAAAAAGTACGGTATCAGAAATGTTTCGTGAAATGAGTATACCGGTTATTGATGCAGATATTATTGCGCGAGAAGTTGTAGAACGAGGAAAACCGGCATATAACAAAATTGTAGAGGTGTTCGGAACGGAAGTGTTACAAAAAGATGGAGAGCTTGATCGACCAAAGCTTGGGAGTGTCGTTTTTTATAATGAAGAAAAACGATTGCAGTTAAACGAAATTGTTCATCCTGCGGTGCGTGAAGAAATGAATGCACAAAAGGAGATGTACATAAAAGAAAGTATGCAAGCGGTTGTGTTAGATATCCCTCTTTTGTTTGAAAGTAAATTAACAAATCTCGTTGATCGTGTTTTAGTTGTAGCAGTCACACCGAATACGCAATTGGAACGTTTAATGAAACGAAATAACTTTTCAGAAGAAGAAGCAACGGCTCGTATTCAATCTCAAATGCCATTAGAAGAAAAAGTAAAGAAGGCAGATAAGGTAATTTATAATGATGGCACAATTACTGGAACGAAAACACAATTAGCTTCTATTTTGAAAGAATGGAACATTATTGATTAA
- a CDS encoding glyceraldehyde-3-phosphate dehydrogenase: protein MTRVAINGFGRIGRMVFRQAIKESAFKIVAINASYPSETLAHLIKYDTVHGKFDGTVEAFEDHLLVDGKMIRLLNNRDPKELPWKDLGVEVVIEATGKFNSKEKAILHVEAGAKKVILTAPGKNEDVTIVVGVNEDQLDITKHTVISNASCTTNCLAPVVKVLDEQFGIENGLMTTVHAYTNDQKNIDNPHKDLRRARACGQSIIPTTTGAAKALAKVLPHLNGKLHGMALRVPTPNVSLVDLVVDVKRDVTVEDINEAFKTVANGALKGIVEFSEEPLVSIDFNTNTHSAIIDGLSTMVMGDRKVKVLAWYDNEWGYSRRVVDLVTLVVDELAKQKNVQHI from the coding sequence ATGACTCGTGTGGCAATTAATGGATTTGGACGTATCGGGAGAATGGTATTTCGTCAAGCAATAAAAGAAAGCGCATTCAAAATTGTAGCAATAAATGCAAGCTATCCATCAGAAACGTTAGCGCATTTAATTAAATATGATACAGTTCATGGAAAGTTTGACGGAACAGTGGAAGCATTTGAAGATCACTTACTAGTTGATGGGAAAATGATTCGCCTTTTAAACAACCGCGATCCAAAGGAGTTGCCTTGGAAAGATCTAGGTGTTGAAGTTGTAATTGAAGCAACTGGTAAATTTAACTCTAAAGAAAAAGCAATTCTTCATGTTGAAGCTGGAGCGAAAAAAGTTATTTTAACAGCACCTGGTAAAAATGAAGATGTAACAATCGTAGTTGGTGTGAACGAAGACCAATTAGATATCACAAAGCATACTGTTATTTCAAATGCATCTTGTACAACAAACTGTTTAGCGCCTGTTGTAAAGGTGTTAGATGAGCAGTTCGGAATTGAAAACGGTTTAATGACAACTGTTCACGCTTATACAAATGACCAAAAAAATATTGATAACCCACATAAAGATTTAAGAAGAGCGCGTGCTTGCGGACAGTCCATCATTCCAACAACGACGGGTGCTGCAAAAGCGCTAGCAAAAGTTCTTCCACACTTAAACGGAAAACTTCATGGTATGGCACTTCGTGTACCAACACCAAACGTGTCTCTTGTTGATTTAGTAGTAGACGTAAAACGTGATGTAACAGTTGAAGATATTAATGAAGCATTCAAAACTGTTGCAAACGGTGCATTAAAAGGAATTGTAGAATTCAGCGAAGAGCCTTTAGTGTCTATCGATTTTAATACAAATACACACTCAGCTATTATTGATGGTTTGTCTACAATGGTAATGGGTGATCGTAAAGTGAAAGTACTTGCTTGGTATGATAACGAGTGGGGCTACTCTCGTCGTGTTGTAGATCTTGTAACGTTAGTTGTTGATGAATTAGCGAAACAAAAAAATGTGCAACATATTTAA
- the speD gene encoding adenosylmethionine decarboxylase — protein sequence MDTMGRHVIAELWDCDFDKLNDMPYIEQLFVDAALRAGAEVREVAFHKFAPQGVSGVVIISESHLTIHSFPEHGYASIDVYTCGDRIDPNVAAEYIAEGLNAKTRESIELPRGTGSFEIKQRETKAL from the coding sequence ATGGATACGATGGGTCGTCACGTGATTGCTGAACTTTGGGATTGCGATTTCGACAAGCTTAATGACATGCCGTATATTGAACAATTATTTGTGGATGCAGCACTAAGAGCTGGTGCTGAAGTACGTGAGGTTGCTTTTCATAAATTTGCACCACAAGGTGTAAGTGGAGTAGTAATTATCTCGGAATCACATTTAACAATTCATAGCTTTCCGGAGCACGGTTACGCAAGTATTGATGTTTATACTTGTGGGGATCGTATTGATCCAAATGTTGCTGCAGAATATATTGCAGAAGGTTTAAACGCGAAAACGCGTGAGAGCATCGAGCTTCCTCGAGGCACTGGTAGCTTCGAAATTAAGCAGAGAGAAACAAAAGCTCTTTAA
- the nrdR gene encoding transcriptional regulator NrdR, giving the protein MRCPSCFHNGTRVLDSRPVDEGRSIRRRRECESCLSRFTTFERVEESPLIVVKKEGTREEFNKEKILRGLIKACEKRPVSLRQLEEVTQSVERELRNLGISEVKSDMIGEIVMEELRDIDDVAYVRFASVYRQFKDLNVFIEELKDILQKERE; this is encoded by the coding sequence TTGCGTTGTCCATCCTGTTTTCATAATGGAACAAGAGTGTTAGATTCGCGTCCGGTAGACGAGGGGCGCTCTATTCGAAGAAGAAGAGAGTGTGAAAGTTGTTTAAGTCGCTTTACGACATTTGAAAGAGTAGAAGAATCACCTCTTATCGTTGTTAAAAAAGAAGGAACACGAGAAGAGTTTAATAAAGAGAAAATTTTACGCGGTTTAATTAAAGCGTGTGAAAAAAGACCTGTATCTTTAAGGCAGTTAGAGGAAGTAACACAAAGTGTGGAGCGTGAACTTCGTAACTTAGGTATATCAGAAGTGAAAAGTGATATGATTGGTGAAATTGTTATGGAAGAACTTCGTGATATTGATGATGTTGCGTACGTACGTTTTGCTTCTGTGTATCGTCAATTTAAAGATTTAAATGTATTTATTGAAGAATTAAAAGATATACTGCAAAAAGAGAGAGAGTAG
- a CDS encoding replication initiation and membrane attachment family protein, which translates to MEKQSWMELLPIDRYKVSAKGLLHNYDRKVLTMLYQPLIGSRAFSLYMTLWGELEQDRVFGKENTHHSLMVTMQMQLPEIYGERVKLEAIGLLNVYIKKEKDIRMFIYELQPPLSPKQFFDDIVLSIFLYNRLSRTKYNQVKQYFLEEEFDFASYENVTRSFNDIFDSFNPGQFEYAQEELRIPKTTIMPSNENGDAPKVWNDFFDFSLFVDGLSALVPKKAITDQVRECVITLAYVYGVDVLSMQNIVLGAVTEVQTIDIERLRKGARDWYQFENGQALPVLSERVQPHAARTMKEKEPSTQEEMLMKQLEEISPKQLLKEISGGAEATKADLQIVEDVMTNQKLTPGVVNVLIYYVMLRSDMKLAKTYVEKIAGHWARKKVGTVGEAMALAKEENRQYQEWAETKKKGRTAKKTVRKEMVPDWLKEESKEEKEPVKNDVSAKKDASTLEDERKRLEEVLKKYKRD; encoded by the coding sequence ATGGAAAAACAGTCATGGATGGAGCTATTGCCGATTGATCGTTATAAAGTAAGTGCGAAAGGGTTGTTACATAATTACGACCGGAAAGTATTAACGATGTTGTATCAGCCGTTAATAGGTAGTAGAGCTTTTAGCTTATACATGACACTATGGGGAGAGTTAGAGCAAGATCGTGTGTTTGGAAAAGAGAATACACATCACTCCCTTATGGTGACTATGCAAATGCAACTTCCTGAAATATATGGGGAACGAGTAAAGTTAGAAGCGATTGGTCTTTTAAATGTATATATTAAGAAAGAAAAAGATATTCGGATGTTTATATATGAATTGCAACCACCTTTATCTCCGAAGCAGTTTTTTGATGATATTGTTTTAAGTATCTTTTTATATAATCGCTTGAGTCGGACAAAATACAACCAAGTAAAGCAATATTTCTTAGAAGAAGAATTCGATTTTGCTTCTTATGAAAATGTTACGCGCTCCTTCAACGATATATTTGATTCGTTTAACCCAGGTCAGTTTGAATATGCGCAAGAAGAACTGCGTATCCCGAAAACGACAATTATGCCAAGTAACGAGAATGGGGATGCTCCGAAAGTTTGGAACGATTTCTTTGATTTCTCGTTATTTGTAGACGGACTATCAGCCCTTGTTCCTAAAAAGGCGATTACAGATCAAGTGAGAGAATGTGTTATTACACTCGCTTATGTGTACGGTGTGGATGTGTTATCGATGCAAAATATCGTTCTTGGCGCAGTGACAGAAGTGCAAACAATTGATATCGAAAGGCTTCGGAAGGGAGCACGCGATTGGTATCAATTCGAAAATGGTCAAGCGTTACCTGTATTAAGTGAAAGAGTGCAACCTCATGCTGCTCGTACAATGAAAGAGAAAGAGCCATCTACGCAAGAAGAGATGCTAATGAAACAGTTAGAGGAAATCTCGCCAAAACAACTATTGAAAGAGATTTCAGGCGGTGCAGAGGCGACGAAAGCGGACTTGCAAATCGTTGAGGATGTAATGACAAATCAAAAGTTAACGCCAGGGGTTGTGAATGTACTTATTTATTACGTTATGCTACGCTCAGATATGAAGCTTGCTAAAACGTATGTCGAGAAGATTGCTGGACATTGGGCGCGAAAAAAGGTCGGTACAGTAGGCGAGGCGATGGCGCTAGCGAAAGAAGAGAATCGTCAATATCAAGAGTGGGCTGAGACGAAGAAAAAAGGTCGTACAGCGAAGAAAACAGTGCGAAAAGAAATGGTACCAGATTGGCTTAAAGAAGAGTCGAAAGAAGAGAAAGAACCTGTAAAAAATGACGTAAGTGCGAAAAAAGATGCAAGTACGTTAGAAGATGAACGGAAACGATTAGAAGAAGTATTGAAAAAATATAAGCGTGATTAA
- the dnaI gene encoding primosomal protein DnaI, which yields MEHIQNSFTKLMENKNFKNRYEVLKAEVMAHPRVKEFIDEHKGEVTTSMIERSLVKLYEYIGQSVGCADCPDLGSCKNMLQGYEPKLVIQGKMIDIQYDRCIRKVAYDERKKYEKLVQSVYMPVDILQATMENLDPSDLDARIDAIGATNEFLNTYEPGKKAQGLYLYGKFGVGKTYLLGAIANELARKKISSMLVYFPEFLREIKSSIQDNSISGKIDAVKRVQVLMLDDIGAEAMSSFVRDDVLGAILQFRMLENLPTFFTSNFDFKQLEHHLTYTQRGEAEEMKAARIMERIKYLAKPIPIGGKNRRNK from the coding sequence ATGGAGCATATTCAAAATTCATTTACGAAATTAATGGAAAATAAAAACTTTAAAAATAGATATGAAGTCTTAAAGGCAGAAGTGATGGCGCACCCTCGTGTGAAAGAATTTATAGACGAACATAAAGGTGAAGTAACGACTTCTATGATTGAACGAAGTCTTGTGAAGTTATATGAATATATTGGACAAAGTGTAGGGTGTGCGGATTGTCCAGATTTAGGGTCATGTAAAAATATGCTACAAGGATATGAGCCGAAGCTCGTCATTCAAGGTAAGATGATTGATATTCAATACGATCGTTGTATTAGAAAAGTAGCATATGATGAGAGAAAAAAATATGAAAAACTCGTTCAAAGTGTATATATGCCGGTTGACATTTTGCAGGCAACTATGGAAAATTTAGACCCTTCAGATTTAGATGCACGTATTGATGCAATAGGTGCAACGAATGAATTTTTAAACACATACGAACCAGGTAAAAAAGCACAAGGTTTATATTTGTACGGTAAATTTGGTGTAGGGAAAACGTATCTTTTAGGGGCAATTGCAAATGAGCTTGCGCGAAAGAAAATTAGTTCGATGCTCGTATACTTCCCTGAATTTTTACGTGAAATCAAAAGTTCGATTCAAGATAATTCGATTAGCGGAAAGATTGATGCTGTCAAACGTGTACAAGTATTAATGTTAGATGATATCGGGGCAGAAGCGATGTCAAGTTTTGTACGTGATGATGTACTCGGTGCAATCTTGCAATTCCGTATGTTGGAAAACTTACCGACGTTCTTTACATCTAACTTTGATTTCAAACAGTTGGAACATCATTTAACGTATACACAGCGCGGTGAAGCAGAAGAGATGAAAGCGGCCCGTATTATGGAACGAATTAAATATTTAGCGAAGCCAATCCCAATTGGCGGGAAAAATCGTCGTAATAAGTAA
- the ytxC gene encoding putative sporulation protein YtxC has protein sequence MIEICFEEKNDAVYVYRQLTKRTESLYKETSVYLNEQKVVIHIPLCESNYIEKILLPVLLYFIMNVKQNEWIHTILKEKFFYEEQEECHQILHMAHEILKERRKGVASDLTRQKFESYIASSLNDWLCDPLSFSFSSYVRFRLRTYREMVTKLAEVAIDEYKMEQEYQIFIETLRQQVSSRKSRLSCVHLIFDESFIFYDDKGRRLKQEKLVQYIDEELLKKQDVYIDTKVIAPLLSISPKKIYLYTKEQDHNMIITLRNVFQERVQLHGLHEFERNVKNLKNKGNALDFLSF, from the coding sequence GTGATTGAAATTTGCTTCGAAGAAAAAAATGATGCTGTGTACGTATACAGACAACTAACGAAAAGAACAGAATCCTTATATAAGGAAACAAGTGTATATTTAAATGAACAAAAGGTTGTTATTCATATACCATTATGTGAATCAAATTATATTGAAAAGATTTTATTGCCAGTATTACTATATTTCATTATGAATGTGAAACAAAATGAATGGATTCATACCATTTTAAAGGAAAAGTTTTTTTATGAAGAACAAGAAGAGTGTCATCAAATATTGCATATGGCACATGAGATTTTAAAGGAAAGAAGAAAAGGAGTAGCTAGTGATTTAACACGTCAAAAATTTGAATCTTATATTGCGTCGTCTTTGAATGATTGGCTTTGTGATCCGCTCTCATTCTCGTTTTCATCATACGTTCGTTTTCGTCTTCGTACATATAGGGAAATGGTAACTAAGCTTGCTGAAGTTGCAATTGATGAGTATAAGATGGAGCAGGAATACCAAATATTCATTGAGACACTTCGCCAACAAGTAAGTAGCCGGAAATCACGTTTGTCCTGTGTACATCTTATTTTTGATGAAAGTTTTATTTTCTATGATGATAAAGGTAGGCGTTTAAAACAGGAGAAATTGGTTCAATATATAGATGAAGAATTATTAAAGAAACAGGATGTATATATCGATACGAAAGTAATTGCACCACTTCTTTCTATTTCGCCGAAAAAGATTTATTTATATACGAAAGAACAAGATCATAATATGATTATTACTTTGCGAAATGTATTTCAGGAACGAGTGCAACTACATGGATTACATGAATTTGAGCGCAATGTGAAAAATTTAAAAAATAAAGGTAACGCCCTTGATTTTCTAAGTTTTTGA
- the thrS gene encoding threonine--tRNA ligase: protein MADVVKITFPDGAVKEFPKGVTTEEIAASISPGLKKKAVAGKLNDEMIDLVTPIEEDGAVSIITLDSEDGLYILRHSTAHLLAQALKRLYKDVKLELGIGPVIENGFYYDIDMEEAITVEDFKKIEKEMQKIVNENLEIVRHEVPRAEALRRFEEIGDELKLDLINDLPEDAVISIYEQGEFFDLCRGVHLPSTGKIKVFKLLSVAGAYWRGDSNNKMLQRIYGTGFVKKAELDEHLRMLEEAKERDHRKLGKELKLFTNSQKVGQGLPLWLPKGATIRRIIERYIVDKEASLGYDHVYTPVLGSRELYETSGHWNHYRDGMFPSMEMDNEELVLRPMNCPHHMMVYKNDIHSYRELPIRIAELGTMHRYEMSGALSGLQRVRGMTLNDAHIFVRPDQIKEELKRVVNLTLEVYKDFGLENYSFRLSYRDPADTKKYYADDEMWEKAQGMLKEAMDEMGLDYYEAEGEAAFYGPKLDVQVRTALGKDETLSTVQLDFLLPERFELTYVGEDGKQHRPVVIHRGVVSTMERFVAFLIEEYKGAFPTWLAPVQAQVIPVSPQVHLDYAKKVQDELRRAGIRVELDTREEKIGYKIREAQMQKIPYMLVVGDNEVTENGVNVRKYGEQKSETIALDAFVDMIKVEGKR, encoded by the coding sequence ATGGCAGATGTAGTTAAAATTACTTTCCCTGATGGAGCTGTGAAGGAGTTTCCAAAAGGAGTAACAACTGAAGAAATCGCAGCTTCTATTAGCCCAGGCTTAAAGAAAAAAGCTGTGGCTGGAAAATTAAACGATGAGATGATCGATCTTGTTACACCAATCGAAGAAGATGGTGCAGTTTCTATTATTACATTAGATTCTGAAGATGGCTTATATATTTTACGCCACTCAACAGCTCACCTTTTAGCACAAGCGTTAAAACGTTTATATAAAGATGTTAAGCTTGAGCTTGGCATTGGTCCAGTAATCGAAAATGGCTTCTACTACGATATTGATATGGAAGAAGCAATTACAGTTGAAGACTTCAAAAAAATCGAAAAAGAAATGCAAAAAATCGTGAACGAAAACTTAGAAATCGTTCGTCATGAAGTGCCACGTGCAGAAGCACTTCGTCGCTTTGAAGAAATCGGCGATGAGTTAAAATTAGATTTAATTAACGATCTTCCAGAAGATGCAGTTATTTCAATCTATGAGCAAGGCGAATTCTTCGACCTTTGCCGTGGTGTTCACCTTCCATCTACAGGGAAGATTAAAGTGTTTAAATTATTAAGTGTTGCTGGTGCTTACTGGCGCGGCGATAGCAATAATAAAATGTTACAACGTATTTACGGTACTGGATTCGTTAAGAAAGCAGAATTAGATGAGCACTTACGTATGCTTGAAGAAGCGAAAGAGCGCGATCACCGTAAATTAGGTAAAGAGTTAAAACTATTTACTAATAGCCAAAAAGTAGGACAAGGTTTACCACTTTGGTTACCAAAAGGTGCAACAATTCGCCGTATTATCGAGCGTTACATCGTTGATAAAGAAGCAAGCTTAGGCTATGATCACGTATACACTCCAGTATTAGGAAGTAGAGAGCTTTATGAAACTTCTGGTCACTGGAACCATTACCGTGATGGCATGTTCCCATCAATGGAAATGGATAATGAAGAGTTAGTTCTTCGTCCAATGAACTGCCCTCACCATATGATGGTTTATAAAAATGATATTCACAGCTACCGTGAATTACCAATCCGTATTGCGGAACTTGGAACAATGCACCGCTATGAAATGTCTGGAGCATTATCTGGATTACAACGTGTACGCGGAATGACTTTAAATGATGCGCACATTTTCGTTCGTCCAGATCAAATTAAAGAAGAATTAAAACGTGTTGTAAACTTAACGTTAGAAGTGTACAAAGATTTCGGTTTAGAAAACTATTCATTCCGTCTATCTTATCGTGACCCAGCAGATACTAAAAAGTATTATGCTGATGATGAGATGTGGGAAAAAGCACAAGGTATGTTAAAAGAAGCTATGGATGAAATGGGTCTTGATTACTATGAAGCTGAAGGTGAAGCGGCATTCTATGGTCCGAAACTTGACGTTCAAGTTCGTACTGCTCTTGGAAAAGACGAAACACTTTCAACTGTACAATTAGACTTCTTACTTCCAGAACGCTTTGAATTAACTTACGTTGGTGAAGACGGTAAACAACATCGTCCAGTTGTAATTCACCGTGGTGTTGTATCAACTATGGAACGTTTCGTAGCCTTCTTAATTGAAGAATACAAAGGTGCATTCCCAACTTGGTTAGCTCCAGTTCAGGCGCAAGTAATTCCAGTTTCTCCGCAAGTACATTTAGACTATGCGAAGAAAGTACAAGATGAATTACGACGTGCTGGTATCCGTGTTGAATTAGACACTCGTGAAGAGAAAATTGGTTACAAAATCCGTGAAGCACAAATGCAAAAGATTCCGTACATGCTTGTAGTAGGTGACAATGAAGTTACTGAAAATGGCGTTAACGTACGTAAATATGGTGAACAAAAATCAGAAACAATCGCATTAGATGCGTTTGTTGACATGATTAAGGTAGAAGGAAAACGATAA
- the infC gene encoding translation initiation factor IF-3, with protein sequence MMINEQIRAREVRLVGANGDQLGIKSRNDALDLAAGLNLDLVLVAPNAKPPVCRIMDYGKFRFEQQKKEKEQRKNQKVISMKEVRLSPTIDEHDFNTKLRNAVKFLEKGDKVKASIRFKGRAITHKEIGQRVLDRFSEACAEVSTIESKPKMEGRSMFLVLAPKNDK encoded by the coding sequence ATGATGATTAACGAGCAAATTCGTGCACGTGAAGTACGCTTAGTTGGCGCAAACGGCGATCAACTTGGAATCAAGTCTCGTAATGACGCTTTAGACTTAGCTGCAGGTCTTAATCTTGATTTAGTATTGGTTGCTCCAAATGCGAAACCACCAGTATGCCGCATTATGGACTACGGTAAATTCCGCTTTGAGCAACAGAAGAAAGAAAAAGAACAGCGCAAAAATCAAAAAGTAATTAGCATGAAAGAAGTTCGTTTAAGTCCAACAATTGATGAACATGACTTTAACACAAAACTTCGTAATGCTGTCAAGTTTTTAGAGAAAGGCGACAAGGTTAAAGCGTCAATTCGCTTTAAAGGACGTGCCATTACTCATAAAGAAATCGGTCAACGTGTTTTAGATCGCTTCTCAGAAGCTTGTGCTGAAGTTAGTACAATTGAATCTAAGCCTAAAATGGAAGGACGTAGTATGTTCTTAGTTTTAGCACCGAAAAACGATAAGTAA
- the rpmI gene encoding 50S ribosomal protein L35 produces MPKQKTHRGAAKRFKKTGSGKLKRSHAYTSHLFANKSTKAKRKLRKAGVVSAGDFKRIRQMLDNLK; encoded by the coding sequence ATGCCTAAACAAAAAACTCATCGCGGCGCTGCAAAGCGTTTCAAAAAGACTGGATCTGGTAAACTGAAGCGTTCTCACGCTTACACAAGCCATTTATTCGCTAACAAATCTACAAAAGCTAAACGTAAACTACGTAAAGCTGGTGTAGTTAGCGCTGGTGACTTCAAACGCATTCGTCAAATGCTTGACAACTTAAAATAA
- the rplT gene encoding 50S ribosomal protein L20, whose product MPRVKGGTVTRQRRKKVIKLAKGYYGSKSTLFKVANQQVMKSLMYAFRDRRQKKRDFRKLWITRINAAARMNGLSYSRLMHGLKNAGIEVNRKMLADLAVHDEKAFAELATVAKNNIN is encoded by the coding sequence ATGCCAAGAGTAAAAGGTGGTACAGTTACTCGTCAACGTCGTAAAAAAGTTATAAAATTAGCAAAAGGTTACTACGGTTCTAAGAGTACATTATTTAAGGTTGCTAACCAACAGGTTATGAAATCTCTAATGTATGCATTCCGTGACCGTCGTCAAAAGAAACGTGACTTCCGTAAATTATGGATTACACGTATCAACGCAGCAGCTCGTATGAATGGTCTTTCTTACAGCCGCTTAATGCACGGTTTAAAAAATGCTGGCATCGAAGTTAACCGCAAGATGCTTGCTGACTTAGCTGTTCATGACGAAAAAGCTTTCGCTGAATTAGCAACAGTTGCAAAAAACAACATTAACTAA
- a CDS encoding dUTP diphosphatase, with protein MDLLQLFKLQKELDDRIVKEHDLQPKKLLKEKMLALLVEIGELANETRCFKYWSNKPASEREVILEEYVDGLHFILSIGIDLGIDKNFLFYKCAQTNKTQVEIFLDTYAKVIRFTDQPSITNYIELFTSYLRLGQALEFEQDEIEKAYLDKNEVNHQRQTQGY; from the coding sequence ATGGACTTACTACAACTATTTAAATTACAAAAAGAATTAGATGACCGTATTGTGAAAGAACATGACTTACAACCCAAAAAATTGTTAAAAGAAAAAATGTTAGCTCTTCTTGTAGAAATTGGAGAACTTGCAAATGAAACACGTTGTTTTAAATATTGGAGCAATAAACCAGCTTCAGAACGTGAAGTAATATTAGAAGAATACGTAGATGGTTTACATTTTATTTTATCAATCGGAATCGATTTAGGAATTGATAAAAACTTCTTATTCTATAAATGTGCGCAAACGAATAAAACACAAGTGGAAATTTTCTTAGACACATATGCGAAAGTAATTCGTTTTACAGATCAACCTTCTATTACGAACTATATTGAACTATTTACAAGCTATCTTCGCCTTGGACAAGCGCTTGAATTTGAACAAGATGAAATTGAAAAAGCATATTTAGATAAAAATGAAGTAAATCATCAGCGTCAAACACAAGGATACTAA